The following DNA comes from Xiphophorus hellerii strain 12219 chromosome 5, Xiphophorus_hellerii-4.1, whole genome shotgun sequence.
TAATGGTTCCCATAATTTTCAagtaactttatttaatttacaaaataatttccaaCAGAAATTTGACTGCAGCAtagataatgaattttatttgtaatggcACAACTCAAACATAAATCTGATGTGATTAACCAGATTAAAGCAAAAGCTAATTCCGATCTGCGGCCCTTTGACAAGTCACAAAAATGAAGGtacaataaaataagataaaaaatctaaaactatcAGTAGTTTTCCAAtcacagtacacacacacacacacacagtcgtACAGATATCAGCATCAGCAGCTTTCTACTCTTTGAAAGCTTTtgctaaatgttatttttaaataaatccctTCAATTAAATCTCAGTTTAACTGCATATTTGCATCTTGAAATGTCCACCTATTACCCATAAAACCAGGTTTTCTGCAGACCGATTGAGCCTAATGAAAGCTTGTTTTTGAGCTATAATCTGGTCCGTCTGCATCAtcccatttgggaagaaaaagtAAACGTTGCCTATGTTGCAGAATAAATGAATACGTTAGCTGTATTTAGCTGCTTTTAATAGTAACTGATATTTCTGGGTTCTTAAATGTGGCTCCTAGTGAATTTGCAGTCGCCTTATTTGATGTCTGTGTTGACAGTGAAAGTCATTCAGAGTCTGGTTCTCGCTCAAGGACACGTTCACATGTAGAGCGTAGCCCTGAGCAGCAGTCACATGATTAGTCACCACTTGGTTTACTTCCTGAAACTCAGACTCCCTCGGGACTCACTGACCCCACAGGGTTGGTCTGCATGCGGCTACATTCCTGGCTAGCTTAAGAAAACTCTAGTGtaactttaacttttattttgtaatcattCAATAAATGGAGATATCTGAACATTAAGAGTTTAACTTTACAGAATCTTCCAAATGTCTTCCAGATTTTTTACAACTTGTCTTTTTACTTACTTCGAtgaattttgtttgaattttatgtgGCAGTTAGTGGTTCACTGATAAATCGACAccaattttcttatttttgaaagaTCATCAATTGGCTgatacttaaattaaaaaaaacaattttttccatCAATCTTGTCTGCCTCTGCAAAgttctgaaaatcagccacatACGTGGTTGGCAGTAGTCACCCCGCTAATGCCAACTTATTTACTTTGTCGCAATTAAATTTAGCAACttttgagacaaaaataaaaacatcagtatCGGACAATATCGGAATCAGCAGATCAGGCTATTTAAAAATttgtgatcggccagaaaattGGAGTTCGTGTATTTGTGGTGACAATTAAACACAAGTTCTGAAGCGGATGAAAAGTAATAGATTTTATTCTAAATTACTTGCaaacaaaaatctacaaatcTTAAAaggggttgaatacaaatgtgatcttatatcttgctaaaaagttatttgtaagttagttttgtcttagttccagtgtactaagatatttccaccagaaactaaacaaatacTTAGTAggattttgtggttttggagTGTAGATTGATCTGAATTAATCTGCTGGTTTGACTCCAGTTCACTGACTAAAACGTGGAACTGTTcctttaaatgatttattggCAGTAGAATGGGAATACGCGTCATCCCCCTGAAACAAGCAAGTGTAACCAGACCTAGACGTTGAGAACATCCAGGCTCTGACCAGTTATTAATCAGCATGGTgacttttcacacacacacactcccagaATACCCAGGACAGCGAAGGTTACGGCTAAGATTAGACTGACCGCCACAGCATTCACAAAGTTCGCTTTGGAAGACATTAGACCCCCAAGACATTCACCCTCCCGACTCCTTACTACTGCTGATGATCACCGGGTCACACGAGAAAATGAGTTTAATTGATATGAAACTATATTTTGGTATGCAGCTGTTGCTGGTTTGGTGCAACACTGACATTAATCACTGACCTGTTGCACAGCATTCATTTGGACATGAAATAGAAATCAAAAATAGGGCCAACACACAGCctggtttcttcttctgcacctgcagaaagttattttttaataggTCAGTGTGTTTGTCATGTTTCATCAACATGTCTGCTGTAATGGAGGAAGGTGTTTAAGAGCTTTTCTCTAGCTTTAAAGCTGCCCCCAATAACTTCACCAGGACACGAGGTCTTCAGATTACAGACAGCTGGTCGAACACAGAGGGATAGCAGTCTATAGCAACAGCTAGCAAAGCTGAGATCCAACTAAGGTTCTGAACATGCAAGTCTGGGTCCTTGAAGTCCTCTTTTTCTGTGGCTattgacagagaaaaacaaaaactgcatcCATCACATCATCAGTCTTCACATCAAAATTACCGAAGGCCCCCTGAACAACGTCTCCACTCTCTGCAAAGTCGATTTCAGCTGAACGCAACCATCCCCTGTTcactttttatgtcttttcatAAGTTGAAGTTTCTTGGTGTccggaaaatgagccatttcaaaaaccttccgaTTGTTAAGTGACAATTAATGGGCCTTAACGGTTTCCTAGCTGTAtacactgtacaatggctgctggaaaagacaagtgttttgttgttgacttaccatccagaaaccacttgctatgtccttgttgattgtgcaggaggctccacttacGCTTTTTAAAGATATATGGTTGTAtcattgcgcatctgtttgcagccattttcacatgtgagtgtaaacgttgagttagggggcgtggccagcagcagcttatttggatttaaagcgaCAAGACGCCCTGAAAAAATTCAGAACTGACCAGACAATTATCTAAGAATGgttttgagcaaaaaaaatttaatgaacatgttttgtatagcctACAAACCAGTGGCGGCGCCAGGGGGGCATTAGGAGGTGCTATAGCTCCCCCTGAAAAAGTCATAGCACCCTCATATTAggaaaaatattagattttttttcatctgatttaacATTACTTATATGTAGTTGTTGCTGCATTTTcatcaaaagacacaaaataaaaataaattactatacactgagtttaaaaaaaaaaaaaaaaaccatcccACAAGAGGATTTGAACTTTGTCTGTGCGTATTATGGCTTCCAGGAAACATTTGACATGATGTCCTCCTCCAATCACTCCGAGATATTtgtcagcaactgaccaatcagcGGTCGCAATTTGTCCGGGGTGCTCAATACGTCGATCGCTATCGACCGGTCGATCGCGGGAAGGCTTTGAGTCGATCTCGGCagtaggtgacaaactgaacgccGCCAGGACGATGAGAACAGAACTTCCTCTTCCGACAggtttatcaaaaatattcactACGATCCTAAACGTTTatagcttcattaaagaataataatttttaaaaaataaacaaaacgtgtagcttctcatattgaggtcaaagttcagatctaccataactgactgacacctgctggcctcaggtttgcaaccagcttgtgactgagaaaccagtaacctcctcccagatgatgacatgaacttgttagttcctctgtccatttagtagctgatatattgtgaaaatccggtagaaatgatgcactaatcgagtcatgtttacatagaaacaactgaggctttgcttgtgagacttgcggtcacgtgggtcggttgtgggcggagcttggtaaggtccatggaAGAAAGTCCGGACAGGCATGACCAGGCTGAGAAACatgtaaaagatgaaaataaatcaatcaatcaataaaagcAACAAGTTGACCAATATTTTGGCCGGTGAAACTGAGTGTCATCACACCACTTTTTAAACTGAGTTTGTAAAAATGCCTCCATGCTCAACGAAGAGTCGGGGTCGTGACCCGCTTACATTTCTATCTTGTTGCTCAGAAGCTGGAAAGTTTGGGAAACAAAGGTCTATAGGATTGGTTGCGTTTCTCAGTCAGTTGCTAAACCTGCAGATCAGTTTAAGATTGGCACTGACTTGTGTGATTCCTCTACATAAACTGTCTGCATGTCAAATGAaggcctctctgctgctgcctGATTAAGTTACAGCTGGTACTGAGACTGCGGTGTGTTCAAAGTGAAACCGTAAGCCTCTGCTCAGTAACGACTGTCAGGAGCCAATAGAAAGCAAACctttagatgtttattttaagggctgatttttaaataatcggCCATGACcgcagaaaataaaagcatctgGCTCAACCTGTTACGCTATTTAGGGATCTCCGACCCTGAGATGGCGTGTTTGGGAAGGTGAATACTACTTTGATTGATCACGACGACtcataaaagtgtaaaaagttCTATTTAGGTACAGacattttttggtttaaaaaaagtgCAGCATCTTCATATAGATACAGTGAGCTCCAGTAATAATCCCATTTTTCACtttatgaaaatgttgaaataaaaagcGTTTCAAACATAGTTCATTTTAAAGTATCGCTACAATAAGTTCAGTACTTATTGTATGAACATTTCCAACAAGATTGTTATTTACAGGGtacaaataaatgataaacatacAGAGAGGAAGTCGCTAGAATCTCTTGAAAAAGATCTGTCCTTACTGCACTGTTTGACTTAAGGTTATACACAGTAGTACGTCTGATAATCTAACATTAAAAATGCGTAATAAAGTCAACAGTTgtgaaaagcaataaaaatttcattttgtcaagtgccattgtTAAAATTATCGAAACACATtgaatatattgatcaatgttccattgattatgtttcaaaagcaactccaaacaggagggtttttagtctagatttaaaagaactcagtgtttcagctgtttttcagttttctggacgtttgttccagatttgtggtgcatagaagatgaatgctgcttcttcatgtttggtcctgattctggggatgcagagcggaaccagaagacctgagaggtctggaaggttgctatgacaacagcagatctttaatgtgttgtggtgtCAAGTTGATCAGTGATTCataaactaacagcagaattttaaagtttattctctgagctacagcgAGCCAGTGTAAGGATTTTAGAACTGGATGACATGCgctaacttcctggttttagtcagagctccagcagcagcgttctgatCAGCCACAGCTGGAggatttggggtttttttaggcTGACCTGAGAaaacactgttgcagtaatcaatgcaactatAAAatcatggatgagtttctctagatctcactgagacattagtcctctgatcctggaaatgttcatcaggtgatagaaggccgactttgtaactgtctttatgtgactctgaaggttcaggtttgagtccatcactactcccaggtttctagctgtaataactgaagctgtctGTGTGTAAATGTTATCCTCTCTCTTCTGTTTGCTCAGGTCCAGCCCTACGACAGGATCAAAGCAAAGGGACTCCCTGAAAGCATCACTTCCTGCCTCAACAAGCTGGTCGTGGTCAAACTGAACGGAGGCCTGGGAACCAGCATGGGCTGCAAGGGCCCCAAAAGTCTGATCAGCGTCCGCAACGAGAACACCTTCCTGGACCTGACTGTGCAGCAGATCgaggtgcagcagcagctctgcagtGGGAAGAAGCATTTTAGATCAGCTGCTCATGTTTCCaaatctctttttgtttgtttgtttgcagcaTCTTAACAAAACCTTTAATGCCGACGTGCCGCTGGTTCTCATGAACTCTTTCAACACTGATGAGGACACCAAGAAGATcctgcagaaatacacacacCACCGGGTCAAAATCCACACATTCAACCAGAGCAGGTGCACAGCGCACTGACATCCATTTGGTGTCCCGTAACTAGTTGCTTAAGACGCTAAATGAGACATCAggaaagtttttaaacaaatcCCGTCCATGCAGTGTATCAAGGAAAGCatatgcacattttattttatggcttATTCCAAATTGTTTTCGTAAAGATGGTGGCATTGTATTCAAAAAGATTTGAGGCTTCAAAAGCTGCCAAATGTGGATCAGCAAACTATTGAGCAAAGGCTGCGATTTCTCGGATTGCTTggttttttactgtaaatgtcaGTCTTGGAGTAAATTAATTCCTAAAATTTTATCAAgtaatgtttattatttcagCTCCAGGTTCCTCAAGATGATCTCCAATGTGGATGGTACAAGTTGTAGGCTTTTAGCGGGAAATGTCTTATcccttacactgcaaaaacacaaatcttaccaagtacttctagtccaaatatctacacttgaaataaggcgaaaccaacttaaaagtaacttttcagcaagatataggagcttgttttacgtaaataattcttaatattgatgaaaatgtactactgtatttccactggcagattatttcacttataggaGAAATATCTTGTAAGTTAAATGAtcttccagtggaactagtacttttttaagTTAGTATTGGAGAATTACTTACCTACCTGCATCTTACAAAAAAAGTTACCttcaagttagttttgttttattttaagtgtactaagatatttggactagaaactagaccaagattttgttttttgcagtgcaggatgTTGGCACTCAGAAAGATTTGCTACATTTCAAACTTACCGAATCAAAAAACTGTTAAGTGTTAAAATTGCTgctcaaacagatttttttttcattcttgtaTCACATAACGGACAGAATATTTCAGTTGTGTGAAAAATTAACTGTAAAAAAGTCTCAATAAGCTACTTTTCATTCAATCAGGTATCCAAGAATCAACAAGGAGTCTCTGCTGCCGATCGCTAAGAGCATGGGCATGAACGGAGAGAACACAGAGGCCTGGTACCCGCCGGGACACGGAGACATCTACGCTAGCTTCTGCAACTCCGGACTGCTGGACAAACTCCTGGCTGAGGGAAGGGAGTACATCTTTGTGTCCAACATCGACAACCTGGGAGCCACTGTGGATCTCTTCATCCTCCACCACCTGATGAGCCAGCCGGCCGACAAACGCTGCGAGTTTGTCATGGAGGTCACGGACAAAACCAGAGCTGACGTCAAGGTGAACGCGGTTTATCCTGCTTTCCGGTTTCTGTGCCGATCTGAGGAATCTGCTCAGTCCCACCTTCGTCTGTGTCTCTGCAGGGTGGAACTCTGATCCAGTATGAGGATCATCTGAGGCTGCTGGAAATCGCTCAAGTCCCAAAAGCCCACGTGGACGAGTTCAAGTCCGTCACCAAGTTCAAAATCTTCAACACCAACAACCTGTGGATCTCCCTGCCGGCCATCAAGAGGCTGCAGGAGAAAAACAGCATGGACCTGGAGATCATCGTAAACCCAAAGGTAAGTCGTGAGGGCCTCTGATGAACAGAAAATCTCAGTTTTAGGGTAGACTCAGTTTGATTaagaccaaaattgcaacattttaaaaatgttgctggtgcagttcgctttcacactgtgtcatacaaaccaaaccctttgaaaaccTGTTCATCTCCTCACCTTTGGCTGTGCTGCCCCAAGAACAGaagaaaacgacacaaaaacctctgaagacaccgAGTGCAACTTTCTCCTTCGctagatgtaaacaaaaatggagtgacATCAGATTGTaacagttgtaggatttctcttttgtctttggtaataGACCACAAACAATTTCTCCCTCtacagcacaggtgtcaaactccagtcctcgagggccgctgtcctacagcttttagatgtgccacaggtacaaaacactggagtgaaatggcttaatgacctcctccttgtgtagataagttctccagagccttgctaatgacctaattattgtattcaggtgtggtgcagcagaggcacatctaaaagttggaggacaccggcccttgaggactggagtttgacacccctgctctacagctagatttgcacatttgttttctttatatttacccagaatgccctgcactataatccgtttcctgcttttggagcagtctcgaGTCCACTTGGACTATTTACGCATTCGAACTGAGACCgaggtttttaggcggaccagacTTCTCTTGTTTGAATGCACTGTAACTTTCTAAGGGTGCATTCATACCAGCCCTGTTCAGTCCTCACACTgcagtttgtttgcctagatcaggggtgtcaaactccagtcctcgagggccgctgtcctgcaacttttagatgtgcctctgctgcaccacagctgaacagaataattaggtcattaaggctctggagaactgatctacacaaggaggaggtaattaagccatttcattccagtgttttgtacttgtggcgcatctaaaaactgtaggtcagcggcccttgaggactggagtctGACACCTGTGGCCTAGATAGTCCGGTTCATTTGGGAGGTTCATTTGAACTCTGGTTTTGGTttcggtttggttgaagtgaactcttgTGCAGTATGAATCCACATGTAAACGCCAAGTGGACTGGAGACCGCTTCAAAAACAGGAAGCGGGCTATAGCATAGAGCATTccgggtaaatacaaccaaaacaaaagcatgacTCTAAACGCTACCTGGAGAAATTAACTTTTATCTTGTCTGCAGACATTAGACGGTGGTCTGAATGTCATCCAGCTGGAGACAGCAGTGGGCGCCGCCATTAAGAGCTTTAAGAACGCCATGGGAGTGAACGTCCCCCGTAGCCGCTTCCTGCCGGTGAAGACCTCGTCCGACCTCCTGCTGGTGATGTCCAACCTGTACAGCCTGGACGCCGGCTCGCTCACCATGAGCAAGAAGAGGGAGTTTCCCACAACGCCGCATGTTAAACTGGGCAGCTCCTTCACCAAGGTCTGCAACCATCACAACCTGTTTCTACCATTTCACCTGTAAACAAATATCAAACAGAAACCAGACTGATGATGGGCGAAACATGCTTCGAGTTTCTGCAGCTggatgctgttt
Coding sequences within:
- the LOC116719752 gene encoding UTP--glucose-1-phosphate uridylyltransferase-like isoform X2 codes for the protein MTEFEEKLRQQHEASMHQELEVLLATANKAEAEVSRKDFNGFKNLFHRFLQVKGPSVDWAKIKRPPEESVQPYDRIKAKGLPESITSCLNKLVVVKLNGGLGTSMGCKGPKSLISVRNENTFLDLTVQQIEHLNKTFNADVPLVLMNSFNTDEDTKKILQKYTHHRVKIHTFNQSRYPRINKESLLPIAKSMGMNGENTEAWYPPGHGDIYASFCNSGLLDKLLAEGREYIFVSNIDNLGATVDLFILHHLMSQPADKRCEFVMEVTDKTRADVKGGTLIQYEDHLRLLEIAQVPKAHVDEFKSVTKFKIFNTNNLWISLPAIKRLQEKNSMDLEIIVNPKTLDGGLNVIQLETAVGAAIKSFKNAMGVNVPRSRFLPVKTSSDLLLVMSNLYSLDAGSLTMSKKREFPTTPHVKLGSSFTKVQDFLTRFENIPDMLELDHLTVSGDVTFGKNVSLKGTVIIIANHGDRIDIPAGAMLENKIVSGNLRILDH
- the LOC116719752 gene encoding UTP--glucose-1-phosphate uridylyltransferase-like isoform X1, which encodes MSLTVDALIRGPMTEFEEKLRQQHEASMHQELEVLLATANKAEAEVSRKDFNGFKNLFHRFLQVKGPSVDWAKIKRPPEESVQPYDRIKAKGLPESITSCLNKLVVVKLNGGLGTSMGCKGPKSLISVRNENTFLDLTVQQIEHLNKTFNADVPLVLMNSFNTDEDTKKILQKYTHHRVKIHTFNQSRYPRINKESLLPIAKSMGMNGENTEAWYPPGHGDIYASFCNSGLLDKLLAEGREYIFVSNIDNLGATVDLFILHHLMSQPADKRCEFVMEVTDKTRADVKGGTLIQYEDHLRLLEIAQVPKAHVDEFKSVTKFKIFNTNNLWISLPAIKRLQEKNSMDLEIIVNPKTLDGGLNVIQLETAVGAAIKSFKNAMGVNVPRSRFLPVKTSSDLLLVMSNLYSLDAGSLTMSKKREFPTTPHVKLGSSFTKVQDFLTRFENIPDMLELDHLTVSGDVTFGKNVSLKGTVIIIANHGDRIDIPAGAMLENKIVSGNLRILDH